One window of Leptotrichia trevisanii DSM 22070 genomic DNA carries:
- a CDS encoding dihydrolipoamide acetyltransferase: MENNELRATPAARKLAQQMGLDLFLVKGSGANGRVHKEDVETFKFEKHVRISPLARKIALDHNIELENVVGTGHNGKIMRDDILKLIAKPQETEDLARHEKAVVAEEKAVAQQDIEIVPMTAMRKVISKRMTESYLTAPTFALNYEIDMTEAIALRKKILDTILESTGKKITITDIISFAVIKTLLKHKFVNSSLSEDGTQIILHNYVNLAIAVGFDGGLLVPVVKGADKMTLSELVVESKKIVKKALDMKLTPDEQSGSTFTISNLGMFGVQSFNPIINQPNSAILGVSSTVEKPVVVNGEITVRPMMTLTLTIDHRVVDGLAGAKFMQDLKNALENPISLLI, translated from the coding sequence ATGGAAAATAATGAGTTAAGAGCCACTCCTGCGGCACGTAAATTAGCACAGCAGATGGGACTTGATCTTTTTCTTGTAAAAGGTAGCGGAGCAAATGGACGTGTTCATAAGGAAGATGTGGAAACATTTAAATTTGAAAAGCATGTAAGAATATCGCCACTTGCTAGAAAAATAGCATTAGATCATAATATTGAACTTGAAAATGTCGTTGGGACAGGTCATAATGGGAAAATAATGCGGGATGATATTTTGAAATTGATTGCTAAGCCACAGGAAACAGAAGACTTGGCAAGACATGAAAAGGCTGTTGTCGCAGAAGAAAAAGCAGTTGCACAGCAGGATATAGAAATCGTGCCAATGACAGCAATGAGAAAAGTTATTTCAAAACGTATGACAGAAAGTTATTTGACAGCACCTACATTTGCACTTAATTATGAAATTGACATGACAGAAGCTATTGCACTTAGAAAAAAAATATTGGATACAATCTTGGAAAGTACAGGAAAGAAAATTACAATAACAGACATTATTTCGTTTGCAGTAATCAAGACTTTATTGAAGCATAAATTTGTAAATTCAAGTTTATCAGAAGATGGAACACAAATTATTCTGCATAATTATGTAAACTTGGCGATTGCAGTAGGATTTGATGGTGGGCTTCTTGTGCCGGTTGTAAAAGGTGCTGATAAAATGACACTTAGCGAACTAGTTGTTGAATCTAAGAAAATAGTGAAAAAAGCGCTAGATATGAAGCTGACACCTGATGAGCAAAGTGGAAGTACATTTACAATCAGTAATCTTGGAATGTTTGGAGTGCAAAGCTTTAATCCAATAATAAATCAGCCAAATTCAGCAATTTTAGGAGTTTCTTCTACAGTTGAAAAGCCTGTTGTTGTAAATGGTGAAATTACAGTTCGTCCAATGATGACTTTGACGCTTACAATCGATCATAGAGTGGTAGATGGACTTGCTGGGGCTAAATTTATGCAGGATTTGAAAAATGCTTTGGAAAATCCAATCTCTTTGTTAATTTAA